A window of Ignavibacterium sp. contains these coding sequences:
- a CDS encoding cupin-like domain-containing protein — MNSLEKVKNISPEEFRKEFVAKRKPVVIEDATKHWKALDKWTPEFWQKNYGSKIVEIDGKEISINQVIDLSLKSDENNPAPYYRNIRIAHEYPELVPDISPESEFCLPNYFLHKVFTPLRTSLFAYGQYELFIGGKGRSFPYLHYDVPGADTFIHQIAGEKELILFSPDDSNYLYPKTGAEFNVSSIPDIENVQLDKFPLYKNATKITVVLKAGESIYFPSGWWHTAKMLSFSISIGIDVANQFNWKTVEGFLNKKAKAKLSVLSPLFMIYLKAGKQFAKSN; from the coding sequence ATGAATTCATTAGAAAAAGTTAAAAATATTTCACCGGAGGAATTCCGAAAAGAATTTGTAGCGAAAAGAAAACCAGTAGTAATTGAAGATGCAACAAAACATTGGAAAGCGTTGGATAAATGGACTCCGGAATTCTGGCAAAAAAACTACGGAAGCAAAATAGTCGAAATAGATGGTAAAGAAATCTCAATAAATCAGGTAATAGATTTATCGCTTAAATCAGATGAGAATAATCCCGCACCATATTACAGAAATATCAGAATAGCGCACGAGTATCCTGAATTAGTTCCTGACATTTCTCCTGAATCAGAGTTTTGTTTGCCAAATTATTTTCTACATAAAGTATTTACTCCTCTCAGGACTTCGCTGTTTGCCTACGGTCAATATGAATTATTTATAGGAGGGAAAGGAAGATCATTTCCATATCTGCACTATGATGTTCCGGGAGCAGACACTTTTATTCACCAAATAGCAGGTGAAAAAGAACTAATACTATTCAGCCCTGATGATTCAAACTATCTTTATCCAAAGACAGGGGCTGAGTTTAATGTCTCTTCTATTCCGGATATTGAAAATGTGCAACTTGATAAATTTCCACTTTATAAAAATGCTACAAAAATTACAGTCGTTTTAAAAGCAGGTGAAAGTATATATTTCCCATCAGGTTGGTGGCATACAGCCAAGATGCTATCATTCTCTATTTCAATTGGTATTGATGTAGCAAACCAATTCAACTGGAAAACAGTAGAAGGATTTTTAAATAAAAAAGCGAAGGCAAAGCTATCTGTTTTATCACCATTATTTATGATTTATCTAAAAGCCGGGAAACAATTCGCTAAATCAAATTAA
- a CDS encoding 4'-phosphopantetheinyl transferase superfamily protein, which yields MENSEIHIHLINISKLRNDIQNFNGILSDEEKEKSGKYKFARDRERAIVTYFFRRKILSEYTGLSPENLSFKIGKSGKPYIDNQGLTYLKFNYSHSGDLIVYALNRDAEIGVDIELVEEFPDLNSLVKNYFSHNEQKAFLSLTTLKDKLNFFYKIWTRKEAFVKALGTGLNDDLGKINLYSEKFNSFIEKFFYSGKDWIIEELTTPKAYIASICYNSISTKKIIYFDENIV from the coding sequence TTGGAAAATTCTGAAATACATATCCATTTGATAAACATTTCAAAATTGAGAAATGATATTCAGAATTTTAATGGAATTCTTTCAGACGAAGAAAAAGAAAAATCAGGGAAATATAAATTTGCTCGCGACAGGGAAAGAGCCATCGTAACATATTTTTTTCGAAGAAAAATTCTCTCTGAATATACTGGTTTATCACCTGAAAATTTATCCTTTAAAATTGGTAAATCAGGAAAACCATATATTGATAATCAGGGACTTACTTATCTGAAATTTAATTACTCTCACTCAGGTGATTTGATTGTTTACGCCCTGAACAGAGACGCTGAAATAGGGGTTGATATCGAACTGGTAGAAGAATTTCCCGATTTAAATTCATTAGTTAAAAACTATTTTTCCCATAATGAACAGAAAGCTTTTTTGAGTTTAACCACTTTAAAAGATAAGCTTAATTTTTTTTATAAGATATGGACCAGGAAAGAAGCTTTTGTTAAAGCATTAGGAACAGGATTGAATGACGATTTAGGGAAGATTAATCTTTACTCAGAAAAGTTTAATTCCTTTATTGAGAAATTTTTTTATTCCGGGAAAGATTGGATAATTGAAGAGCTTACCACACCCAAAGCTTATATTGCCAGTATTTGTTATAATTCCATCAGCACCAAAAAAATCATTTATTTTGATGAAAATATTGTCTGA
- a CDS encoding acyltransferase has protein sequence MLKSIINRMLHGIAFIIPFGDSVRPFLHRLRGVKIGKNVWISKFVYIDDNHPECVEIGDNSTIGLRTTIFTHTYFGKRQKNNPNKVVIGKNVYVGPHCLILPNVTIGDNSVIKGGTVVTRNVPPNTLYGMPNAEPLATVTVPLTSEHGYEEFVRGLRPIRKRNNNQKDKS, from the coding sequence ATGTTAAAATCAATCATTAATCGGATGCTTCACGGTATCGCTTTTATTATTCCATTTGGCGATTCCGTGAGACCTTTTCTTCATCGTCTGAGAGGTGTGAAGATTGGTAAAAATGTGTGGATAAGTAAATTCGTTTATATTGATGATAATCATCCTGAGTGTGTTGAAATAGGTGATAACAGCACTATTGGTTTGCGAACAACAATATTTACTCATACTTATTTTGGTAAAAGACAAAAAAATAATCCAAACAAAGTTGTAATTGGAAAGAATGTTTATGTTGGTCCGCATTGTTTAATTCTACCAAATGTAACGATTGGTGATAACTCTGTTATTAAAGGTGGAACGGTTGTAACAAGGAATGTTCCTCCTAATACTTTATATGGAATGCCGAATGCCGAACCTTTGGCTACCGTAACTGTACCTCTTACTTCTGAACACGGTTATGAAGAATTCGTCAGAGGTTTAAGACCAATAAGAAAAAGAAATAATAATCAAAAGGATAAAAGTTAA
- a CDS encoding acyl carrier protein, giving the protein MSEQKYSGLIRSFIVDNFLFGDDSQLNNDTPLFEKGIVDSTGVLELVSFIEENYKVTILDDELVQDNFSSINSIEKFLQNKLNHKNS; this is encoded by the coding sequence ATGAGCGAACAAAAATACTCTGGCCTTATAAGATCTTTCATTGTTGATAATTTTCTCTTTGGAGATGATTCACAATTAAATAATGATACTCCCCTTTTTGAAAAAGGAATCGTTGATTCAACCGGTGTACTTGAACTGGTTTCTTTCATCGAAGAAAATTATAAAGTCACTATTCTTGACGATGAACTTGTTCAGGATAATTTCTCATCAATCAACTCGATTGAAAAATTCCTGCAGAATAAACTTAATCACAAAAACTCCTGA